From the genome of Alcanivorax sp.:
CCAGGCCGTGGCCTTCATGATCGCCGATATGGCCATCGAACTGGATGCCATGCGCATGCTCACCTACCGCGCCGTATGCCGCGCGGAACAGGGCAAATCCTTCCAGCGTGAAGCTCACCTGGCACGCACCCTGGTAAAGGACAAAGCCATGAAGATCGGCACCGACGGCGTACAACTGCTCGGCGGCCACGGCTTTACCCATGAGTACCCGGTCGAGCGTTGGTATCGGGATCTGCGTGCCATCGCTGTCGCCTTTGGCGGCCTGCACCTGTAAGGAGGGTTCAGACAATGAATATCGAGATTCCCAAGAAGTTCAAACCCCTGATCAACAATGCTTATCAGGTGGCGCAAAGCACCCTCCGCCCGCTGTCCCGCAAGTACGACCGCGGCGAGCACGAGTACCCGAAAGAACTGGACATGCTGGCGTCCGTACTGGATGGCTTCAACGAGGGTGACCCGGCCAATTCTGCCGGTGCCGCTACCACCGGTAGCGGCAAGGTTCAGGACGACGGCAGCGTCAAGAATGGTTCCAATATGGGCGTTTGCCTGGGCGCCATGGAAATGTGCTACGGCGACACCGGCTTCCTGCTGGCCATGCCCCGCCAGGGCCTGGGTAACGCCGCCATTGCCGCCGTGGCCAATGACGAACAGCTGGAACGCTTCAAGGGCAAGTGGGCCGCCATGGCCATCACCGAGCCCAGCTGTGGTTCTGACTCCGCCGCCATCCGCACCACCGCCAAAAAGGATGGGGATCACTACGTCCTTAATGGCGAAAAGATCTATGTCACCTCCGGCCAGCGTGCCGACTGCGTGGTGGTGTGGGCCAGCCTGGATCCGAAGCTGGGCCGTGCTGCCATCAAGTCCTTCGTGGTGGACTGGGGCACGCCTGGCATGGAACTGGCTCGGCTGGAAAAGAAACTGGGCATCCGCGCCTCAGATACCGCCGCGATCAACTTTAATGACTGTCGCGTCCCTGCGGAGAATCTGCTCGGCAGCCCGGAAATCGACACCAAGAAAGGGTTTGCCGGGGTGATGGAAACCTTCGACAACACCCGCCCGCTGGTGGCAGCCATGGCCATTGGTTGTGCCAAGGCCTCCCTGGAGCGTATCAAGGAGTTGCTCAAGGACCACATTCAGTACGACTACAGCAAGCCCGTAGACAACTGCTCGGCCATGGAAGCGGAAATCTACAAGATGGAAGCGGAGTGGGAAGCCGCCTACTGGCTGGCGGTGAAAGCCGCCTGGATGGCCGATAACAAGAAAGCCAACACCCTGGAGGCCTCCATCTCCAAGGCCAAAGCCGGCCGGGTGGGCAATGCGATCACCCTGCGCTGTGTGGAACTGGCAGGTACCTTGGGCTATACCGAAGACGAACTGCTGGAAAAGTGGGCCCGTGACTCGAAGATTCTCGATATCTTCGAGGGTACCCAACAGATTCAGCAGCTGGTCATTGCTCGCCGGGTGCTGGGACTGAGTTCCAAAGAGCTGAAGTAACCTCACCCCGCCGTCACGGCCTCGCCCCATGGGCGTGGGCGTGGCGGCAACCCACTGAAAACCAATAAAAAACCAATCTCTGCTTTGTCATACTCCCTCCCCCTGTACCGGCTATCCGAAAAACCCTCCGGCTGACCTTGTGAAGTAGGTGACCGCACAGTCAGATGTTATTTTGCTACCGTATAGCAAATGGATTTTGTCCGATCATGGAACTGAACGATATTTGCGCATGACACTGCATAATAACGAACAACAACAACAAAAAAGCGCAGCCCCAGCCGACTCGAGTGCCCCTGACGCTCCGGCCAGTGCGGCTGAGAAGGCAGAACTCGCCCGTCTCAACAGCCTGCTGAATGAGCGCCTGCGTGAACCCAGAGGCATGCAGCGCGCCTTCCCCGAACCCCTGGAGCGCCTTTACCGCAGTAACCACCTGGCACTGACCCTCAACCAGCAGAAGACATTCTGGCCTTGGGTGGTCGCCACCGTCGGCATGTTCTGTGTGTTCGGCGTGATCATGGCCCAGAACCAGCAGGGGGTCATTTATCCCCTGAATGCGGTGATCTCGCTGGCTGTGCTGGCACCGGTTATCGCCATCAAGGTCAAGGCGCTGTCACGCCACGTGCTGTTTATCAACGGCCTCGCCGCCTCTGTAACCCTGCTGGCCTTTCAAATTGCCAGCGTGGTGTTGCCTGATGCTGCTCGGCAAAAAAGCGTGTCGGAATACGCCATCATCTTTATCACCATTGCTGCCTTTACCATCGCCCGTTTACCGCTGCGCCACGCGGTGATCTGGGTCACCCTGAGCCTGTTGCTGTCCCGCCTGATTGCCCTTGCCCTGGGCGTGGATCTGGAACTGGATCGCCTGCTCTATTTTGGGGGGGGCTCCATCACCTTTGGCTACCTGCTGGGGTTCATCCAGTACGCCCGGGAAAGAACCGTGTTCGCGCAGGAATATCTGCTGGAAGAGGAAAAACGCCAGCTCAGACAGCTTTCCAGCGAACTGGCGCAGCTCTCTCGCAGCGACCAGCTCACCGGCCTGCCCAACCGGCGCTACTTCGATGAAATGCTGGAAATGCAGTGGCAGAAAGCCCTGCGCGAAGGCAGCGATGTGAATCTGATGTTCATGGACATTGATGACTTCAAACTCTACAACGACCACTACGGCCACCAGGCCGGGGATGACTGCCTGCTTCAGGTCGCCAGGGCCCTGGGCGGCCAGGTACTGCGCTCCTCAGACTTTGTGGCCCGCTATGGCGGGGAGGAATTCGTCGCCCTGTTCCACCATACCAATCGGCAAGGCCTGGAGAAGATTGCCCAGCGCCTGATTCAGTCGGTGGACGAACTGGCGCTGCCCCACGAGAAAAGCCGTTGCAGTGACTGCGTGACACTTTCAATCGGTATTGCCAGCTTGCGCCCCGGTGCCGACAACGGCCCGCAGACCCTGATCAAGCTGGCCGATGAAGCGCTCTACGAAGCAAAAAGACAAGGGCGGCATCGCTATCTATTCAGCGACACCGCACAAGCCAACTGAACAATGATTCATCGCCTGGCCGCGGCAAGGGGCGATGAGAAGAAGGCTCCGGCCTTGATCGAGCGCAGAGGTCGACTGACGCCTGACATCAGAATGACAACATTGGTTTACAACGTTCGCTTGTGCCTCACTCAGCGGTTACAGGGATCACAGACAAACTGAGCGCGCTCTTTTTCAGCATCAGGCATCCGGCGTCGAACATCCGCCGAAGAAAGGCTTTCTCACCAGGCAGGAAAACCAAAGGGCGCTGTTATCCCACTGCTGTCCCACCGTTTCCTGAAGGTCCTGAGGGAGCGGAGACGCTTTCTCTTGTGGGAGCTCTCTGTGCTCGTCAGGGTATGCTTGCAAGCGAATTGCCGTTTCCGCACCAACATTCGCCTGCAAGCAGGCTCCCACGAGACAGGCATCTGCGAGCGTCAAACTGTGGGACAGCAGTGGCCGTTACCCCTCAATTCCGCGATGAACCAAAATTTCAACGCAACGCAAAACCTGCAAACAGCACCAGGAAGCCACCGACTTCCGCCACGATGAGCAACAGCATGAAGACCAGCATGGTCGCTCCGGGGACATGAACCCTGCCCAGCTTATGGGGAGACTGTAGCTGATTGCGCGTGTCCCGCAGCCAGCCATGCAGAATATAGCTACCCACCGCCAACGCAAAAAACACTACGCTGGCCAGCACGGCGGCGGTATTCACCGCATTGCTCCAGGCACTCAGCATCGCAAACCGCTCCAGCACCAGGCAGGCAAAGGCATACATCAGGCTGGCCCTGTGGGCCACATCCACATAATAGTGCGCGCGGGATTTTTCACTCTGCGCGATCTGCCAGTATTTCCACACCCCGGTTAACAAGCCGGTGAGGAAAAACAGGCCACAGGCCCAAAGGGCCAACTCTGATGCCAGCATTCAGCCTCCTTAAAGCTCGAAAAATGCCGCCAGCCGAGCCTGCATGGCAGGCTCCGCATGGCAATAACGTCGTCTACCCGCTCGTTCAACGCGGATCAGGCCCGCCTCGGCCAACTCACGGACATGGTGAGACACGGTAGGCGCACCTATATTCAAGCGCTTCATGAAATCACCAAACGCACAACCTGCCGGCACATCCTCCAGATCCGCCTTTCCATGTTCACGACAATGCGACACGATCACCTGATAAATGCGTAACCGGTTAGCGTTGGAAAGCGCCCGAAATGCACCCGCCAGCTGTTCTGCTGTTTGTGTGTCCTTCTGTGCCAAAACGGTAACTCCCCGCCACATTAGTTTGACGGGTATAAAACTAATGGATAGTTTGACCAACATCAAACTAAACAGCCCAGCTAACATTGTACCGGGAGGCCCCGTGAGCTACGCAGATACCCTGAACCAATCCCTGGCGCTGCCGTGCGGCGTGAGTATTCCCAATCGTTTTGGCAAGTCCGCCATGAGCGAAGCCCTTGGCACCATCGACAACCACGTCACCCCCGCTCTGGAAACGCTGTACGGGCGCTGGTCCGATGGCGGCACCGGGCTGCTGATCACCGGCAACATCATGATTGATCGCAACCATACCGGTGAGCCCAACAACGTGGTGCTGGAAAATGAAAACGACCTGCCCCTGCTGCAGCGCTGGGCCGAAGCCGGCAAACGCCAGAACAATCAGATCTGGGTACAGCTCAACCATCCCGGTAAACAGATCCCGCGCATGCTTGCCAGCGGTGACACCCTGGCTCCTTCCGCTGTGCCTTTTGGCAAAGAGCTGAAAAGTGCCTTTAAAACACCACGGGCGCTGACCGAGGAAGAAATCCGCGACATCATTAAACGTTTTGCCACCAGTGCGGCCATTGCCAAAAAAGCTGGCTTTACCGGTGTTCAAATCCATGGCGCCCATGGTTATCTGGTCAGCCAGTTCCTGTCCGGTCACCACAACCAGCGTGACGACCAGTGGGGCGGCTCGCTGGAAAACCGCATGCGCTTCCCGCTGGAAATCTACCGCGCCATTCGTAAAGCCGTGGGCGAGGATTACCCGGTCAGCATCAAGCTCAACTCCGCCGACTTCCAGCGCGGTGGCTTTACCGAAGAAGAATCCATGACAGTGGCTCAGACACTGGCTGAGGAAGGCCTGGATCTGCTGGAAATTTCCGGGGGCAACTATGAAAACCCGGCCATGGCGGGTGCCAAGGGCGTACGTGACAGCACCGCTGCTCGAGAGGCCTACTTTCTGGACTATGCCCACAAGATCCGCGAGCGGGTCTCCATCCCGCTGATGGTCACCGGAGGCTTCCGCTCCGCCAAAGCCATGGCGGAAGCGGTAGACAGCGGCGCCACAGACATCGCCGGCATCGCTCGCCCTCTGGCCGTGGAACCGGACCTGCCAAAACGCATTCTGGCCGGACAGGACGGCGTGGTCAGCCGCGTGACTCCGCGTAAAACCGGCATCAAGGCCATTGATGAAATGGCCATGATGGAAGTGTCCTGGTTCTCCCGTCAGCTGCACCGCATGGGCAAGGGGCAGGAGCCCAAACCGGACGAGAGCGTGTTGCTGTCGCTGTTCAAGGTGATTACCAGCATGGGGCTTGGCAGTTTTCGGACGCGGCGGATGCGGGCAAACACCTAACAGCAGTTAATAGTTAACAGTGAATAGTTAATAGCGAAACAAGAAAGCCCCGCATCGCGGGGCTTTTGATTTTCCTTGTAGCTTGCGGCTTGAAGCTTGTAGCTGTTTATTAAAGCTTCGCTGCGACTTCCGCACCTTGGCGGATGGCGCGTTTGGCATCCAGTTCAGCCGCCAGTTCGGCACCACCAATCAGGTGGAAGTTATCCTTGCCTTCCTGATACAGCTCCTTCAGGGATTCCTGACCGGCACAGAGGATCACATTGTCCACGTCCAGTACCCGGGTCTCCTCACCGATCTTGATGTGCAAACCGGCATCGTCGATTTTCTCGTAGCTGCAGCCCGCCAGCATGTCCACGTTGCGGGCTTTGAGGGTGGCGCGGTGTACCCAGCCGGAGGTCTTGCCGAGATCTTTGCCCAGGGAAGTGGTTTTTCGTTGCAACAGGGTCAATTGGCGAATCGGTTTCTCCACGTCGGTTTCAACCAAACCACCCCGGGCATCGCTGTCCATGTCCACGCCCCATTCCTTCATCCACTCTGGCAGAGGTTGTTCGCCATCACGGGGGGCCTCGGCCAGAAATTCACAGACATCGAAGCCAATGCCGCCAGCGCCGATAACCGCCACTTTCTTGCCCACTTCCGCGTTACCGCGCAGTACATCCACGTAGGACAGCACCTTGGGGTGGTCCACCCCGGGAATGCCCGGGGTACGCGGCGTCACGCCCGTGGCGATGACGATTTCATCAAATCCCTGTTTTTCCAGGTCGGCTACTTCCACACGGGTATTCAGCTTGAGCGTCACGCCGGTGCTCTCAATGCGCTTGGTGAAGTAACGGATGGTGTTATGGAACTCTTCCTTGCCGGGGATCACCTTGGCCATATTGAACTGACCACCGATTTCACCGGCCTGATCAAACAGTGTCACGTCGTGACCACGCTCTGCCGCCACCGTGGCACAGGACAGGCCTGCCGGACCGGCCCCAACCACGGCCACCTTTTTCGGTTTGGCGGTTTTCAGGTACAGCAATTCAGTTTCGTGACAGGCACGAGGGTTCACCAGGCAAGAGGCTCGCTTGAGCTGGAACGTATGATCCAGACAAGCCTGGTTGCAGGCGATGCAGGTGTTGATTTCATCCGCTCGGCCTTCTGCGGCCTTATTGACGAACTCCGCATCCGCCAGCATCGGGCGGGCCATGGATACCGCATCCGCATCGCCATCGGTCAGGATGCTCTCGGCCACATCCGGGTCATTGATCCGGTTGGATGCCACCACAGGAATGGACACCACATCCTTCACCTGGCGCGTCGCCTTTACAAAGGCTGCGCGGGGCACCGATGTCACGATGGTGGGTACCCGTGCTTCGTGCCAGCCGATACCGGAATTGAGGATATCCACACCCGCTTCTTCCAGCTCCCGGGCCAGATCCAGCACTTCTTCCTTGGTACAGCCGTCCGGCACCAGATCAATCACGGACAGGCGGAACATGACGATGAAGTCCGCACCACAGCGATTCCGGATTTCGCGCACGATCTCCAGCGGGAAACGACGGCGATTTTCAGCGCTGCCGCCATATTTGTCCTTGCGCTTGTTGGTACAGGGCGCCGTGAACTGGTTAATCAGGTAACCCTCGGACCCCATGATTTCCACACCGTCATAGCCTGCCTGTTTGGCCAACCACGCGGTGTGGGCGAAATCCTTGACGGTCTTTTCCACTTCTTTGGTGCTCAACGCCTTCGGCTTGAAGGGGTTGATGGGGCTTTTCAGGGCCGACGCCGAGCGGGAAAAGGGGTGGTAGCTATATCGGCCCGCATGGAGGATCTGCAAGGCGATCTTGCCCCCCTCCTGGTGAACGGCGTCAGTCACCTTGCGGTGGTTACGGATATCCAGCCGACGGTTGAAGAGGCTGGCGAAGGGATAAAACCAGCCCTGTTTGTTGGGGTTGAAGCCACCAGTCACCATCAAGCCAACCCCGCCACGGGCACGCTCGGCAAAATACGCGGCCAGCTTGGGAAACTGCCAGAAGCGGTCTTCCAGGCCGGTGTGCATGGAACCCATGATCACGCGGTTCTTCAGTTCGGTCTGGCCCACTTTCAGGGGGGAAAGCAGTTGCGGATAGTGCTTGGCTGTCATGGCGGTGTCTCCGGGGGTTCACCAATGATGGCTGAATTGTATCTGGACAGCGTCAAGTTAAGGGGTTATGTTGACGGTGTCAAGATGGTTTAGAGTGACGCAGCATGCATCACGCTGCACGCAACACGCGAAAGGCTTGAAAAGACAGGACACGCATGGCACAGGGCTTGAAAAGACAGGACACGCATGGCACAGAGCGCCCGTTATCATCATGGAGACCTGCACGACACCCTGCTGCAGGAGGCTAATACCCTGCTCAATGAGCAAGGGGTGGAAGGGTTGTCCCTGCGCAAACTGGCGGAGCGGGCCGGCGTGTCCCGTACTGCCCCTTACCACCATTTCCGCGACAAGAACGCCCTGCTCTGTGCTCTGGCCACCCGTGCCTTCGCCCAGCTGGACGAACTTATCGAGCGCCAGCTGGAAACCGCTGGCAACTCCCCCGATATTCAGGCTTTCGTCATTGAATACCTGCGGTTTGCCACCGAGAACCCGGAACAGTACGAACTAATGTTCGGGCGCACCCTGTGGAAAAGCGGTGAACCCACCCCGGAACTGAAAGAAGTGGCTTACCGCAGCTTCCGGCGCTATGCAGAAGGGCTTGGCGGCTTGCTGAAAGACCGCCTCCCCACCGGGACCGATCCCCTTCGGGTGGCCCAGGCCAGCTGGGCGACCATCCATGGCCTGTGCCGCCTGACCATTGATGGTATCTATGTGAATCAGGAAGACATGGAGGCGGTCAGCCAGCAGGCGGTAGCGCTGATCATGGCGGCGCTGAGTTAAGGAGCCTCTGAATAACTCCTTGCATGCTCAGTCTTTCAGGCTGGCCCACACCCTCGGCAAAGGTAAAGAGGGGCGCACTTTTGAAGGCATGCTGGTTGCCTGTCGAGGCTCACACCTTCAAGAACAGGCAACAACGAGTGTGGGTCAGCCTGGAAGACCCTACGTACCCTGACGGGCATAAAGGCGCGGCCCGGAGCGCCCATCTGCTGCGCCTTTCCTCTCGGAAAGGGAACCACCCTGACCACCGAGACAAGACACAACAGCTGAGCGCTCCAGGTCACGCTGAGTACGCAAGGAGTTATTCAGAGGCTCCTTAACACTGATCGCATCAGGCATCTGCCGTCAGGCGTCCATCATCCTTTTCACTGCCTCAAGCGACTGATACACCGCCATTAACGCCCCTGTGAGTGGTCTGGTCATGTCCTCCCCCCGAGGTTGCCGATAGCCTGATAAAAATTCATCGCAGTATGAGGTGAGAGGGGCTGGCTGAGCATGTTGCTGTCCGAACGCAACCAACCCAACCGAAGCCCGACGCCGGAAGCCTGATGCCTGACGCAAAAGGCGTTATCCGCTCCATCTCGCAAGAAGCACAACAACAAGGATGCCGCCATGAAATCGATCCCCACGTTCTGTCGTGTCTGCGAACCGTCCTGCGCACTGGTAGCACAGGTGGAAGAAGGTCAGGTGAAACGGCTGCAACCGGATCGTGATCATCCGGTCACCCAGGGCTTTGCCTGCCACAAGGGGGTCAACTATCTGGCTATCCATCAGGATCCGGATCGCCTCAATACCCCGTTGATGCGTCAGGGCTCACGGCAACCCGGCGAAGGGCAATGGCAGCCACAGGACTGGGATAGCGCCACTGCCGACGTGGCCGGCGCCCTCAAGCAGATTCTTGAGGCACACGGTCCTGACGCCATTGCGGGCTACATCGGCAACCCCACTGCCTTCAATGCCCTGGGCAGTCAGGCCATTGGCGAATTTTTCATGAGTCTGGGCAGCCGCCGGCTGTTCAACTCCGGCACCCAGGACTGCGCCA
Proteins encoded in this window:
- a CDS encoding acyl-CoA dehydrogenase family protein → MNIEIPKKFKPLINNAYQVAQSTLRPLSRKYDRGEHEYPKELDMLASVLDGFNEGDPANSAGAATTGSGKVQDDGSVKNGSNMGVCLGAMEMCYGDTGFLLAMPRQGLGNAAIAAVANDEQLERFKGKWAAMAITEPSCGSDSAAIRTTAKKDGDHYVLNGEKIYVTSGQRADCVVVWASLDPKLGRAAIKSFVVDWGTPGMELARLEKKLGIRASDTAAINFNDCRVPAENLLGSPEIDTKKGFAGVMETFDNTRPLVAAMAIGCAKASLERIKELLKDHIQYDYSKPVDNCSAMEAEIYKMEAEWEAAYWLAVKAAWMADNKKANTLEASISKAKAGRVGNAITLRCVELAGTLGYTEDELLEKWARDSKILDIFEGTQQIQQLVIARRVLGLSSKELK
- a CDS encoding GGDEF domain-containing protein, with product MTLHNNEQQQQKSAAPADSSAPDAPASAAEKAELARLNSLLNERLREPRGMQRAFPEPLERLYRSNHLALTLNQQKTFWPWVVATVGMFCVFGVIMAQNQQGVIYPLNAVISLAVLAPVIAIKVKALSRHVLFINGLAASVTLLAFQIASVVLPDAARQKSVSEYAIIFITIAAFTIARLPLRHAVIWVTLSLLLSRLIALALGVDLELDRLLYFGGGSITFGYLLGFIQYARERTVFAQEYLLEEEKRQLRQLSSELAQLSRSDQLTGLPNRRYFDEMLEMQWQKALREGSDVNLMFMDIDDFKLYNDHYGHQAGDDCLLQVARALGGQVLRSSDFVARYGGEEFVALFHHTNRQGLEKIAQRLIQSVDELALPHEKSRCSDCVTLSIGIASLRPGADNGPQTLIKLADEALYEAKRQGRHRYLFSDTAQAN
- a CDS encoding winged helix-turn-helix domain-containing protein, whose translation is MAQKDTQTAEQLAGAFRALSNANRLRIYQVIVSHCREHGKADLEDVPAGCAFGDFMKRLNIGAPTVSHHVRELAEAGLIRVERAGRRRYCHAEPAMQARLAAFFEL
- a CDS encoding NADH:flavin oxidoreductase/NADH oxidase family protein encodes the protein MSYADTLNQSLALPCGVSIPNRFGKSAMSEALGTIDNHVTPALETLYGRWSDGGTGLLITGNIMIDRNHTGEPNNVVLENENDLPLLQRWAEAGKRQNNQIWVQLNHPGKQIPRMLASGDTLAPSAVPFGKELKSAFKTPRALTEEEIRDIIKRFATSAAIAKKAGFTGVQIHGAHGYLVSQFLSGHHNQRDDQWGGSLENRMRFPLEIYRAIRKAVGEDYPVSIKLNSADFQRGGFTEEESMTVAQTLAEEGLDLLEISGGNYENPAMAGAKGVRDSTAAREAYFLDYAHKIRERVSIPLMVTGGFRSAKAMAEAVDSGATDIAGIARPLAVEPDLPKRILAGQDGVVSRVTPRKTGIKAIDEMAMMEVSWFSRQLHRMGKGQEPKPDESVLLSLFKVITSMGLGSFRTRRMRANT
- a CDS encoding NADPH-dependent 2,4-dienoyl-CoA reductase, coding for MTAKHYPQLLSPLKVGQTELKNRVIMGSMHTGLEDRFWQFPKLAAYFAERARGGVGLMVTGGFNPNKQGWFYPFASLFNRRLDIRNHRKVTDAVHQEGGKIALQILHAGRYSYHPFSRSASALKSPINPFKPKALSTKEVEKTVKDFAHTAWLAKQAGYDGVEIMGSEGYLINQFTAPCTNKRKDKYGGSAENRRRFPLEIVREIRNRCGADFIVMFRLSVIDLVPDGCTKEEVLDLARELEEAGVDILNSGIGWHEARVPTIVTSVPRAAFVKATRQVKDVVSIPVVASNRINDPDVAESILTDGDADAVSMARPMLADAEFVNKAAEGRADEINTCIACNQACLDHTFQLKRASCLVNPRACHETELLYLKTAKPKKVAVVGAGPAGLSCATVAAERGHDVTLFDQAGEIGGQFNMAKVIPGKEEFHNTIRYFTKRIESTGVTLKLNTRVEVADLEKQGFDEIVIATGVTPRTPGIPGVDHPKVLSYVDVLRGNAEVGKKVAVIGAGGIGFDVCEFLAEAPRDGEQPLPEWMKEWGVDMDSDARGGLVETDVEKPIRQLTLLQRKTTSLGKDLGKTSGWVHRATLKARNVDMLAGCSYEKIDDAGLHIKIGEETRVLDVDNVILCAGQESLKELYQEGKDNFHLIGGAELAAELDAKRAIRQGAEVAAKL
- a CDS encoding TetR/AcrR family transcriptional regulator, whose protein sequence is MAQSARYHHGDLHDTLLQEANTLLNEQGVEGLSLRKLAERAGVSRTAPYHHFRDKNALLCALATRAFAQLDELIERQLETAGNSPDIQAFVIEYLRFATENPEQYELMFGRTLWKSGEPTPELKEVAYRSFRRYAEGLGGLLKDRLPTGTDPLRVAQASWATIHGLCRLTIDGIYVNQEDMEAVSQQAVALIMAALS